In Ostrea edulis chromosome 4, xbOstEdul1.1, whole genome shotgun sequence, a single window of DNA contains:
- the LOC125670512 gene encoding uncharacterized protein LOC125670512, which produces MVTHDVKSCYDYCEESTLFALSSDACFCFLDNSRLSELVKCYPQRCSGSKADFCGDSSIIAVVYQAVSEQHQGLGECLASGYIGEYNLTGAQYYQFGRPIVLPCADDDIGYMYRTVLGFPHSHHLQIYTLPVQSWPDAVEQSYQTAEGILEFQSFLIPKQSLLTPMADDKYWVGLFRRHQMTFGTDLPSSSSTHCVAGRLDTNGKLSTEFRPCADYLRVLCQYNDVTSSHVTEMTLIVRQKISTIATNQSSGFTRNNNSSGAGDGFADHFKWYIVLAVLSALLLLVIVITVVCCSLKIKRRKAINIPESTPNNYTDFRVMLESNEHCGMTNSSGEELYLTVSEQELATDTMVDRPRLSLPPRKCFIGNVLELNGTEASTDDEHKELESAYSDIKDELEIYDETSLVELKGTSRSAGTVAPDGQYFVLEKVYPTDTPSRSFKHRDSKENESVQTDRQGGTGDMYYKVEKSDTGVVFYHELERRKSDDIASSNLTDVEKHDVSNNIVVYHKLEKPSKSPPDDSLSKSPPDDSLSMSRKRTKKEVSFPQKTGTSLEPKNSYEKLWKDDGSTNKAKSVKIKWSQESKQPHARVNVSASAPSVNSARRNKGSTQTRGTDPKGKGTGNRVRVSALPDVSSPTSDPVYDTMNNPHANSPSTVCDEEYDTMESVRAYLGQPQPSVKL; this is translated from the exons ATGGTTACTCATGATGTCAAGTCCTGTTACGACTATTGTGAAGAATCCACCCTCTTTGCATTGAGC TCCGATGCCTGCTTTTGTTTCCTGGACAATTCCCGCTTGTCTGAACTCGTGAAATGTTATCCACAGAGGTGCTCGGGTTCAAAGGCTGATTTCTGTGGCGACAGTAGTATTATTGCTGTTGTTTATCAAGCAG TTTCTGAGCAGCACCAAGGACTGGGGGAGTGCCTTGCCTCGGGTTACATAGGGGAGTACAACCTCACTGGAGCCCAGTACTACCAGTTTGGAAGACCAATAGTCCTGCCGTGTGCTGATGACGACATAGGATATATGTACCGAACAG TCCTGGGTTTCCCCCATAGTCATCACCTGCAGATATATACCTTACCTGTGCAGTCCTGGCCGGATGCCGTAGAACAAAGTTATCAGACAGCAGAGGGCATACTGGAATTTCAGTCTTTTCTTATTCCCAAACAATCATTGCTAACACCAATGGCTGACGATAAATACTGGGTCGGACTGTTTAGAAGACATCAGATGACTTTCGGCACTG ATTTACCAAGTTCTTCCTCTACCCACTGTGTAGCTGGAAGATTAGACACTAACGGAAAACTGTCTACTGAATTCCGTCCCTGTGCTGATTATTTGAGAGTGTTGTGTCAATACAATGACGTCACTTCCTCTCACGTGACAGAGATGACCCTTATAGTACGACAAAAAATATCAACTATCGCCACCAATCAATCGAGCGGATTCACCAGAAATAACAACAGCTCGGGAGCAG GAGATGGATTTGCTGACCATTTTAAGTGGTACATCGTGCTCGCCGTTCTTTCCGCTTTGTTACTGCTGGTGATCGTGATCACGGTTGTCTGCTGTTCTCT GAAAATAAAACGACGTAAAGCAATCAACATCCCCGAGAGCACCCCAAACAACTACACGGATTTCAGAGTAATGCTTGAAAGCAACGAACATTGTGGAATGACAAATAGCTCGGGGGAAGAATTGTATCTCACTGTATCGGAACAAGAGCTGGCCACAGACACTATGGTAGACAGACCACGTTTATCGCTTCCGCCGCGAAAATGTTTTATAGGAAATGTCCTTGAATTGAACGGAACAGAAGCATCGACGGATGATGAGCACAAAGAATTAGAGAGCGCTTACAGCGACATTAAAGACGAACTAGAAATTTACGATGAGACCTCTTTGGTTGAATTAAAAGGCACGTCAAGGAGCGCGGGAACTGTGGCACCAGATGGACAGTATTTTGTCTTAGAAAAAGTTTACCCCACTGACACACCCAGTAGAAGTTTTAAACACAGAGATAGCAAAGAAAATGAATCTGTTCAAACGGATAGACAAGGTGGCACAGGTGATATGTACTATAAAGTAGAAAAATCAGATACGGGGGTAGTTTTTTATCATGAACTGGAACGACGAAAATCAGACGATATTGCTTCTAGTAACTTGACCGATGTAGAAAAACATGATGTTAGCAACAATATAGTAGTATATCACAAATTAGAAAAACCGTCAAAATCTCCTCCAGACGACAGCCTGTCAAAATCTCCTCCAGACGACAGCCTGTCAATGTCTCGTAAACGGACGAAGAAGGAAGTTTCCTTTCCTCAGAAAACAGGAACCAGTTTGGAACCGAAAAACTCGTACGAAAAACTGTGGAAAGATGACGGTTCAACTAATAAAGCTAAAAGTGTGAAAATAAAATGGAGTCAAGAGAGTAAACAACCGCATGCTAGAGTAAACGTTTCCGCTTCCGCTCCGTCGGTAAATTCTGCACGTCGCAACAAAGGCTCTACACAAACACGTGGAACTGACCCTAAAGGAAAAGGAACCGGAAACAGAGTAAGGGTCAGTGCACTACCGGATGTTTCGTCACCTACAAGTGATCCAGTATATGACACTATGAACAATCCTCATGCAAACTCTCCTTCAACGGTCTGTGACGAAGAATATGACACAATGGAAAGCGTTCGAGCCTATCTCGGTCAACCTCAGCCCAGTGTTAAATTATAG